In Ignavibacteria bacterium, a genomic segment contains:
- the bshA gene encoding N-acetyl-alpha-D-glucosaminyl L-malate synthase BshA, translating into MNIGIVCYPTYGGSGVVASELGIALAKLGHKIHFISYAIPARFDSYVKNIYYHEVEISRYPLFEFPLYTPALTSKIIEVARFEKLDIIHAHYAIPHAMSALLAKQILDKQSIATITTLHGTDITLVGLEPAFLPIMKHTIEHSDGVTAVSNFLKQETISNYNIEKEIDVIPNFVDLEKFHRNENTDFRKSFAPKNEKILIHASNFRPLKRVQDIIHILKLVRKEIDTKLLLVGDGPERSVVENMCRELDLCDKVYFLGKQSELTPLLSISDVFLLTSETESFGLSVLEAMACKVPVVSTNVGGLPEVVVAGETGFMSNVGTIEKMANNVLLLLKNEERRKQFGNNAYERAKKFFDMQHIIPKYISFYEKILHTNVRES; encoded by the coding sequence ATGAATATCGGTATTGTTTGTTATCCCACGTACGGAGGAAGCGGTGTCGTCGCTTCCGAACTTGGCATTGCACTTGCAAAACTTGGGCATAAAATCCATTTCATCAGTTATGCAATTCCTGCGCGTTTCGATTCGTATGTAAAAAATATTTACTATCACGAAGTGGAAATCAGTCGTTACCCGCTTTTCGAATTCCCATTATACACGCCCGCACTAACAAGTAAAATCATCGAAGTTGCACGGTTCGAAAAACTTGACATCATCCACGCGCATTATGCAATTCCTCACGCAATGAGCGCATTGCTAGCAAAACAAATTCTCGACAAGCAATCCATCGCAACGATAACCACTCTCCACGGTACCGACATCACGCTCGTTGGACTTGAACCCGCTTTTCTCCCGATAATGAAACATACTATCGAACATAGCGACGGCGTAACTGCTGTTTCCAATTTCTTAAAACAAGAAACTATTTCAAATTACAACATAGAAAAAGAAATTGATGTTATTCCAAACTTCGTTGATTTGGAAAAATTCCATCGAAATGAGAATACAGATTTCAGAAAATCCTTTGCACCAAAAAACGAAAAAATTCTTATCCACGCATCAAACTTTCGTCCGTTAAAACGCGTCCAGGATATTATTCATATCCTTAAACTTGTTCGAAAAGAAATTGACACAAAACTATTATTAGTTGGCGATGGACCAGAACGTTCTGTTGTTGAAAATATGTGCCGCGAACTCGATCTTTGCGACAAAGTCTATTTTCTCGGTAAGCAATCGGAACTTACTCCTCTTCTTTCTATTTCCGATGTATTTTTATTGACCAGTGAAACAGAAAGTTTCGGGTTATCCGTTTTGGAAGCGATGGCGTGCAAAGTCCCTGTTGTTTCAACGAATGTTGGTGGGCTTCCAGAAGTTGTCGTTGCCGGTGAAACAGGATTTATGTCGAATGTCGGAACGATTGAAAAGATGGCAAACAATGTTCTTCTTCTCCTAAAAAATGAAGAACGAAGAAAACAGTTCGGAAATAACGCTTACGAACGTGCAAAAAAATTTTTTGATATGCAACACATTATTCCAAAATACATATCGTTTTACGAAAAGATTCTACACACGAATGTTCGTGAATCGTAA
- a CDS encoding four helix bundle protein: MHKFKDLIVYQKALKFTKVVRQVVRAFPKEEMFGLTSQFRRAADSVVLNIAEGAGNSSKKEFSKFLDYSIRSGFESIGCLDIALENNYINESTYQKLLNDVNEIIAMLDGLQKSLNR, translated from the coding sequence ATGCATAAGTTTAAGGATTTAATAGTATATCAAAAAGCATTGAAGTTTACGAAAGTTGTAAGACAAGTTGTTCGTGCTTTTCCAAAAGAGGAAATGTTTGGTTTAACATCTCAATTTCGTCGTGCTGCGGATTCAGTTGTTCTCAATATTGCAGAAGGTGCAGGAAATTCTTCAAAGAAAGAGTTCTCCAAATTTTTAGATTATTCTATTCGTTCTGGTTTTGAAAGTATTGGTTGTTTGGATATCGCTCTCGAAAATAATTATATCAATGAAAGCACGTATCAAAAACTTCTCAATGATGTCAATGAAATAATCGCTATGCTCGATGGACTTCAAAAAAGTCTTAATCGCTAA
- a CDS encoding triose-phosphate isomerase: MRNKLIAGNWKMNKDIHESANLIDELKQKVTTNEKVGVLLCLPSISLVIANTLLKDSSMKLGAQNMSDKDDGAFTGEISARMLKSVGCTAVILGHSERRQYFKETNEYINLKAKKALASQLVPIICVGETLQERESGITDAVITAQIKGVLAGLSASEMEDVVIAYEPVWAIGTGKTATTEQANAVHKLIRKLVGQMFSWAIAEQLIIQYGGSVNEKNALELLSQSDIDGALVGGASLKADSFAAIVKAGCEAIGK; the protein is encoded by the coding sequence ATGCGAAACAAACTCATTGCCGGCAACTGGAAAATGAATAAAGACATTCACGAGTCCGCAAACTTAATTGATGAACTGAAACAAAAAGTAACAACGAATGAAAAAGTCGGTGTGCTGCTTTGTCTGCCATCTATTTCGCTCGTTATAGCAAACACGCTGCTCAAAGATTCTTCGATGAAACTTGGCGCGCAAAATATGAGCGACAAAGATGATGGCGCATTCACAGGAGAAATTTCCGCGCGAATGTTGAAATCCGTCGGATGCACTGCGGTGATTCTCGGACATTCGGAGCGGCGGCAATATTTCAAAGAGACAAACGAATACATCAATCTGAAAGCGAAGAAAGCGCTCGCGTCGCAACTCGTTCCGATTATTTGTGTAGGCGAAACATTGCAAGAACGGGAAAGCGGCATTACGGATGCAGTTATTACTGCGCAAATAAAAGGCGTGCTTGCGGGACTTTCTGCGAGCGAAATGGAAGACGTGGTGATTGCATACGAACCTGTGTGGGCAATCGGCACGGGAAAAACTGCAACGACCGAGCAAGCAAACGCTGTGCATAAACTAATTCGCAAACTTGTCGGGCAAATGTTTTCGTGGGCAATAGCCGAGCAACTCATTATTCAATACGGCGGAAGCGTGAATGAAAAAAATGCACTCGAGTTACTGTCACAATCTGATATTGATGGAGCATTAGTTGGCGGCGCAAGTTTGAAAGCCGATTCGTTTGCGGCGATTGTGAAAGCAGGATGTGAAGCGATAGGGAAATAA